A window of Flavobacterium flavigenum contains these coding sequences:
- a CDS encoding DMT family transporter — protein sequence MRNDNLKSYLNLHLIVFIWGFTAILGALITIDADNLVWYRMLLALIFLGAFIIYKKQSFHVPVKELFKLVFVGLLIALHWIFFFKAIHVSNVSITLSIFSLGAFFASLLEPLFYGRKILWYEVFFGLIIIAGLALILQVEIKYLTGVYYALASIILGVVFTLLNGKLISDHEPSLITFYEFGAGVFFISLYFLIQGKFSVDFFTISLNNWALLLILASVCTAYAFTASVKVMQRLTPYTVMLTTNLEPVYGIILAYFILGGKEKMSVEFYIGALIIVITVILNGVFKHSQNKKKK from the coding sequence ATGCGAAACGATAATTTAAAAAGCTATTTAAATCTTCATTTAATAGTTTTTATATGGGGATTTACGGCTATTCTTGGGGCTTTGATTACTATTGATGCCGATAATCTGGTTTGGTACAGAATGTTGTTGGCTTTAATTTTTTTAGGTGCTTTTATTATTTACAAAAAACAATCTTTTCACGTTCCGGTAAAGGAACTTTTTAAGTTGGTTTTTGTAGGCTTGTTAATTGCTCTGCATTGGATATTCTTTTTTAAAGCTATTCACGTTTCAAACGTTTCGATTACGCTTTCCATATTTTCATTAGGCGCTTTTTTTGCTTCATTGTTAGAGCCGCTTTTCTACGGAAGAAAAATATTGTGGTACGAAGTTTTTTTTGGACTAATCATTATAGCTGGATTAGCTTTGATACTACAGGTAGAAATAAAATATCTTACAGGAGTTTATTATGCATTGGCATCTATCATATTAGGAGTTGTATTTACTTTACTAAATGGTAAATTAATCTCAGATCATGAGCCTTCGCTTATAACATTTTATGAATTTGGTGCTGGCGTTTTCTTTATCTCTCTTTATTTTTTAATACAGGGAAAATTTAGCGTAGATTTTTTTACGATCTCGTTAAATAATTGGGCTTTATTGCTCATTTTAGCTTCGGTTTGTACGGCTTATGCGTTTACAGCTTCTGTAAAAGTAATGCAGCGCTTAACGCCTTATACCGTTATGTTAACTACTAATTTAGAGCCTGTTTACGGAATTATACTGGCTTATTTTATACTTGGCGGAAAAGAAAAAATGAGTGTTGAATTTTATATTGGAGCGCTGATTATTGTAATTACGGTTATTTTAAATGGTGTTTTCAAACATTCTCAAAACAAGAAAAAAAAGTAA